The following coding sequences lie in one Rutidosis leptorrhynchoides isolate AG116_Rl617_1_P2 chromosome 6, CSIRO_AGI_Rlap_v1, whole genome shotgun sequence genomic window:
- the LOC139853601 gene encoding ferric reduction oxidase 6-like, giving the protein MYLECYRAAKFDVKGRYENLILVAGGIGISPFLAILSDILHRFRESKPCLPRNIQIVWAIKKSDELLLLHSLNINLIFPYFYNLLNLEIQTYVTRESEPPLEEGKIPNYVNSSKFSAPIGGGMSSLVGMGHIIWSGAYMVVSTIGLVVLIAYLNIFYINPYNITHW; this is encoded by the exons ATGTATTTAGAGTGTTACAGGGCAGCCAAATTTGACGTTAAAG GCAGGTATGAAAACCTTATTTTAGTTGCTGGTGGCATTGGGATTTCGCCATTTTTGGCTATCTTGAGTGATATTCTTCATCGATTTAGGGAATCGAAACCCTGTCTGCCTAGAAATATCCAGATCGTTTGGGCTATTAAAAAATCGGACGAGCTTCTGCTTCTTCATTCACTTAACATTAACTTGATCTTCCCGTATTTCTACAATTTACTAAATCTCGAGATTCAAACCTACGTCACTCGAGAATCAGAACCTCCACTG GAAGAGGGTAAAATACCGAATTACGTGAACTCATCAAAATTTAGTGCTCCAATCGGGGGTGGTATGTCTAGTTTGGTTGGAATGGGACATATAATTTGGTCTGGAGCTTATATGGTGGTATCTACAATTGGTTTGGTGGTATTGATTGCTTATTTGAACATATTTTACATCAATCCTTATAACATAACTCATTGGTGA